Proteins found in one Corynebacterium sanguinis genomic segment:
- a CDS encoding nucleoside hydrolase, which translates to MARKIILDLDTGIDDALALAYALGSPELELIGVTGTYGNVLVETGVRNSAAILELFGRADIPVFAGPDHARARDSFEVLEISAFIHGDNGVGGAVLPEPVATVQEKSAVDFLVESVERYGDDLVVVPTGPSTTIAAAIEASESFAKRAHIVMMGGALTVPGNVSPWAEANVNQDPEATDLLFRRAQDVTMIGLDVTLQTLLTYAETKKWRELGTRGGDFLAEATDYYIKAYDTTAPHLGGCGLHDPLAVGVAVDPSLVQLVDINMKTDTEGPTRGRTIGDETRLNDPVKTAHVAVGVDTARFLEQFMSRLTKLAAATEPSSS; encoded by the coding sequence ATGGCACGAAAGATCATCCTGGACCTCGACACCGGCATCGACGACGCACTCGCTCTTGCCTACGCACTGGGCTCGCCGGAGCTCGAGCTCATCGGCGTGACAGGAACCTACGGCAACGTGCTGGTAGAGACCGGGGTGCGCAACTCGGCGGCCATCCTGGAGCTGTTCGGCCGCGCGGACATCCCCGTGTTCGCCGGCCCGGATCACGCGCGCGCCCGCGATTCGTTTGAGGTGCTGGAGATCTCCGCGTTCATCCACGGCGACAACGGCGTCGGTGGCGCGGTGCTGCCGGAGCCTGTCGCGACGGTGCAGGAGAAAAGCGCCGTCGATTTCCTCGTGGAGTCCGTCGAGCGTTACGGCGACGACCTGGTCGTTGTGCCCACGGGACCGTCGACCACCATCGCTGCGGCGATTGAGGCGTCGGAAAGCTTCGCGAAACGCGCGCACATCGTCATGATGGGTGGGGCGCTGACCGTCCCGGGCAACGTCTCGCCGTGGGCCGAGGCGAACGTGAACCAGGACCCGGAGGCGACGGACCTTCTGTTCCGCCGCGCCCAGGACGTGACCATGATCGGCCTCGACGTCACCTTGCAGACGCTGCTGACCTACGCGGAGACGAAGAAGTGGCGCGAGCTGGGCACCCGCGGCGGCGACTTCCTCGCCGAGGCGACGGACTACTACATCAAGGCCTACGACACCACCGCCCCTCACCTGGGCGGTTGCGGGCTGCACGACCCGCTGGCGGTGGGCGTCGCGGTCGACCCCTCGCTGGTTCAGCTCGTGGACATCAACATGAAGACCGACACTGAGGGCCCGACGCGCGGCCGCACCATCGGCGACGAGACCCGCCTGAACGACCCCGTGAAGACGGCGCACGTCGCAGTCGGGGTCGATACCGCCCGCTTCCTGGAGCAGTTCATGTCGCGGCTGACCAAGCTCGCTGCGGCAACCGAGCCGAGCTCCAGCTAG
- the rpsO gene encoding 30S ribosomal protein S15, with the protein MALTAEKKSEILKNYGVHETDTGSPEAQVALLTERINSLTEHLKFHKHDHHSRRGLLLLVGRRRGLLKYLRENNVERYRELIARLGLRR; encoded by the coding sequence ATGGCATTGACTGCCGAGAAGAAGAGCGAAATTCTGAAGAACTACGGTGTCCACGAGACCGACACCGGCTCCCCCGAGGCTCAGGTCGCGCTGCTGACCGAGCGCATCAACTCCCTGACGGAGCACTTGAAGTTTCACAAGCACGACCACCACTCCCGCCGCGGCCTGCTGCTGCTCGTCGGCCGTCGTCGTGGCCTGCTGAAGTACCTGCGCGAGAACAACGTCGAGCGCTACCGCGAGCTCATCGCTCGCCTCGGCCTGCGCCGCTAA
- a CDS encoding bifunctional riboflavin kinase/FAD synthetase, translating to MDILRGLRQVPDTLGATVVTIGVFDGVHRGHQLLISEAVVRARELGLPCVVMTFEPHPVAIFAPERAPKALIPFSERARLIEKLGVDHLVVIDFREELAGDSPEVYVRDVLAGTLGARMVVVGENFTFGKDAAGTAETMRELGKVFGIEVVTVALLNDAGVRVCSTAVREELDRGDVRVAADFLGRDFAVTAEIERGAGRGGRELGYPTANQYVADISALPADGVYAGWLTVVDGEEKGPIEGDMEPGVRYPAAISVGTNPTFGDARRSVESFILDREADLYGRLARVEFVGKVRDMVKFDSVYDLLDSMARDVETTRQILAADPKNPER from the coding sequence GTGGATATTTTGCGCGGTCTGCGGCAGGTGCCGGATACTCTCGGCGCGACGGTTGTCACCATCGGAGTCTTTGACGGGGTCCACCGCGGTCACCAGCTACTCATCAGCGAGGCCGTGGTACGCGCCCGCGAGCTCGGCCTGCCGTGCGTGGTGATGACGTTCGAGCCGCACCCGGTCGCGATCTTCGCCCCTGAGCGCGCGCCGAAGGCCCTGATTCCGTTTAGCGAGCGCGCCCGGCTGATCGAGAAGCTCGGGGTCGACCACCTCGTGGTCATCGATTTCCGCGAGGAGCTCGCCGGCGATAGCCCGGAGGTCTACGTCCGCGACGTCCTCGCCGGCACGCTCGGTGCGCGCATGGTGGTGGTGGGGGAGAACTTCACCTTCGGCAAAGACGCCGCCGGCACGGCCGAAACCATGCGCGAGCTGGGCAAAGTGTTCGGCATCGAGGTGGTCACCGTCGCGTTGCTTAACGACGCCGGCGTGCGCGTCTGCTCCACGGCCGTGCGCGAGGAACTGGATCGCGGCGACGTGCGCGTGGCAGCGGACTTCCTGGGCCGCGATTTCGCGGTCACCGCCGAGATCGAGCGCGGCGCGGGCCGCGGTGGCCGCGAGCTGGGCTACCCCACGGCGAACCAGTACGTCGCCGATATCTCCGCCTTGCCCGCCGACGGCGTCTACGCAGGCTGGCTCACCGTCGTCGACGGCGAAGAGAAGGGCCCGATCGAGGGCGACATGGAGCCGGGCGTGCGCTACCCGGCGGCGATCTCGGTGGGCACGAACCCCACGTTCGGCGATGCCCGCCGCAGTGTTGAATCCTTCATCCTCGACCGCGAAGCCGACCTGTACGGCCGGCTCGCGCGCGTCGAGTTCGTGGGCAAGGTCCGCGACATGGTCAAGTTCGACTCTGTCTATGACCTGCTGGACAGCATGGCCCGCGACGTAGAGACAACCCGCCAGATTCTCGCGGCGGATCCGAAAAACCCCGAAAGGTAA